A single genomic interval of Methylocystis sp. IM3 harbors:
- a CDS encoding alpha-hydroxy acid oxidase, with the protein MRLPLRRINGGNGGTPVEASAAGARLDPTPATSGHTPTRHVYQGHKLERARTIDDLRAMAHRRLPDFAAEYLEGGAEEEATLARNLAALASFRLLPRALVDVSQRDQSVSLFGRKSRLPFAIAPTGLNGLFYRKADVLLAKAAAKAGVPFIQSTMSNDRMEEVAAVPNLRHWWQLYVFGETKIREALIARAEKAGCEALVVTVDAQFYGDREWEQRRFTHPGRLTIGSILETVLHPRWIATTLSAGMPCFANAIDFIPEDRRGFFDSAFWIRANMEHALDWEEMARLRRLWPRKFLIKGLLNLEDVDKAARVGADGVVLSNHGGRQLDWTIAGLDVLPEARRRVGNRLTLIVDGGVRRGTDVLKMLALGADAVLLGRATLYGLAAAGEKGVQRAIDILREEIDRDLGLLGARAVKDLGSSFLAR; encoded by the coding sequence ATGAGGCTTCCACTGAGGCGCATCAATGGCGGCAACGGAGGAACGCCCGTCGAGGCGAGCGCCGCCGGGGCGCGGCTCGATCCCACGCCCGCGACGAGCGGACACACGCCAACGCGCCATGTCTATCAAGGGCACAAGCTCGAGCGGGCGCGCACGATAGACGATCTTCGCGCAATGGCGCATCGTCGGCTGCCCGATTTCGCGGCCGAATATCTCGAGGGAGGCGCCGAAGAGGAGGCGACGCTCGCGCGCAATCTTGCGGCGCTCGCCAGCTTCCGACTGCTTCCCCGCGCTTTGGTCGACGTGTCGCAAAGGGATCAGAGCGTTTCCCTGTTCGGGCGCAAGTCGCGGCTTCCATTCGCGATTGCGCCCACGGGACTGAACGGCCTGTTCTACAGGAAGGCGGACGTCCTGCTGGCGAAGGCTGCGGCAAAGGCTGGCGTTCCGTTCATACAGAGCACCATGTCGAACGATCGCATGGAGGAAGTCGCTGCGGTGCCCAATCTCAGGCATTGGTGGCAACTCTATGTGTTCGGCGAGACGAAGATACGCGAGGCGCTGATAGCGCGCGCCGAAAAGGCGGGCTGCGAAGCCCTCGTTGTCACCGTCGACGCGCAGTTCTACGGCGACCGGGAGTGGGAGCAGCGCCGTTTCACCCATCCGGGCCGGCTGACGATCGGCTCGATCCTCGAAACCGTTCTGCATCCCCGCTGGATCGCAACGACATTGAGCGCAGGCATGCCCTGCTTCGCCAACGCCATCGACTTCATCCCCGAGGACCGCCGAGGCTTCTTCGACAGCGCTTTCTGGATCCGGGCGAATATGGAACATGCACTCGACTGGGAGGAGATGGCGCGCCTGCGCAGGCTTTGGCCGCGCAAATTTCTCATCAAAGGGCTTCTCAACCTCGAAGATGTCGACAAGGCCGCTCGGGTCGGAGCCGACGGCGTCGTCCTGTCCAACCATGGCGGGCGGCAGCTCGACTGGACGATTGCGGGGCTCGATGTCCTGCCGGAGGCGCGGCGGCGCGTAGGCAACAGGCTGACGCTGATCGTCGACGGGGGCGTTCGTCGCGGCACGGATGTCTTGAAGATGCTTGCGCTCGGCGCGGACGCGGTGCTGCTCGGCCGCGCGACGCTTTACGGCCTCGCGGCGGCGGGTGAGAAGGGCGTGCAAAGAGCGATCGACATTCTGCGCGAGGAAATCGACCGCGACCTCGGTCTCCTCGGCGCGCGCGCCGTGAAGGATCTGGGATCCTCTTTCCTGGCCCGCTAA
- a CDS encoding gluconate 2-dehydrogenase subunit 3 family protein, with product MKLDKARSDARAPYAGYDVLAKWNSPSFDDRTREAVSRRLRDVPPMRFFSQEEFGLVEALVRRLAPAAPGLSPELIARWIDQRLDLNLGEGFRKDGAPPLQERWRLGLAAIDAEARRLFSAPFVALETSARDITIRVIQNGEGERALWGGLDPGDFFTDTLLKTIAGLVYTHPSAWSDIGFGGPASPRGYVRLGFDARDPWEAKEWK from the coding sequence ATGAAGCTCGACAAAGCGAGGTCTGACGCGAGGGCGCCATACGCAGGCTATGATGTTCTCGCCAAATGGAATTCGCCGTCGTTCGACGACCGCACGCGCGAGGCGGTGTCGAGGCGCTTGCGCGACGTTCCGCCCATGCGCTTTTTCTCGCAAGAAGAATTTGGCCTGGTTGAAGCCCTGGTGCGACGCCTCGCGCCCGCCGCGCCCGGCCTCTCGCCCGAGTTGATCGCGCGATGGATCGATCAGCGGCTCGACCTCAATCTTGGCGAGGGCTTCCGGAAAGACGGCGCGCCGCCGTTGCAGGAGAGGTGGCGGTTGGGGCTGGCCGCCATAGACGCCGAAGCACGGCGCCTCTTCTCTGCGCCCTTCGTGGCCCTGGAGACATCGGCAAGGGACATCACGATCCGCGTCATTCAAAACGGCGAGGGCGAGCGCGCGCTGTGGGGCGGTCTGGATCCAGGCGATTTCTTCACGGACACGCTGCTCAAGACCATCGCCGGTCTGGTCTATACGCACCCGTCTGCGTGGAGCGACATCGGCTTTGGCGGACCTGCGAGCCCGCGCGGCTATGTCCGCCTGGGGTTCGACGCGCGCGATCCCTGGGAGGCAAAGGAATGGAAGTGA
- a CDS encoding thiamine pyrophosphate-requiring protein, with protein MSKTVGDFFVHRLHEWGVRRIFGYPGDGINGVLGSLQRAKDKIEFVQVRHEEMAAFMASAHAKFSGELGVCLSTGGPGASHLITGLYDAKCDHMPVLAIAGQAPRTARGAHYQQELNLDRMFSDVAAFVQEAEVPSQVRMLVDRAIRIAKAQSAVSVIVLPGDLQDLDYEEPPRKHGAVTTGVGYSAPLVIPCDADLRRAADVLNEGEKVAMLIGAGALGAREEIIAVAETLKAGVAKALLGKAAAPDTLPWVTGSIGLLGTKPSYDMMMECDTLLMVGSGFPYSEFLPQEGQARGVQIDVDASMLSMRYPMEVNLHGDAAATLRELLPRLEEKTDARWRERIEKNVVDWWDVLESRALAHADPINPQRVTWDLSPRLPEDAIITCDSGSCANWYARDLKIRGEMMCSLSGGLASMGAAVPYAIAAKFAHPGRPVIALVGDGAMQMNNMAELITVAKYWRDWESPKWICCVFNNQDLNQVTWEQRVMEGNPKFEATQNIPDVPYHRFAELIGLKGIFIDRPERLPAAWDEALSSNLPVVLEVKTDPEVPPLPAHISFEQARNFAATLIKGDPEEGRLIAGAARQLAASLLPGHKE; from the coding sequence ATGAGCAAGACTGTTGGCGATTTCTTTGTCCACAGGCTCCACGAATGGGGCGTGCGCCGTATCTTCGGTTATCCGGGCGACGGCATCAACGGGGTTCTCGGGTCTCTGCAGCGAGCCAAAGACAAGATAGAGTTCGTTCAGGTGCGTCACGAGGAAATGGCGGCCTTTATGGCCTCGGCGCATGCAAAATTCTCAGGTGAGCTAGGGGTCTGCCTTTCAACTGGAGGTCCGGGCGCCTCCCATCTCATAACCGGATTATACGACGCCAAATGCGATCACATGCCGGTCCTTGCGATCGCTGGTCAGGCTCCGCGGACCGCGAGGGGCGCGCATTATCAGCAGGAGCTCAATCTTGATCGTATGTTTTCCGATGTTGCGGCTTTTGTGCAGGAGGCCGAGGTTCCGTCGCAGGTAAGAATGCTCGTCGATCGAGCGATACGTATCGCCAAGGCGCAAAGCGCCGTTTCGGTCATCGTGTTGCCGGGTGATTTGCAGGATCTAGACTATGAAGAACCGCCTCGCAAGCACGGGGCCGTGACCACGGGCGTGGGCTATTCGGCTCCTCTCGTTATTCCCTGCGATGCCGACTTGCGGCGCGCCGCGGATGTGCTGAACGAGGGCGAAAAGGTCGCCATGCTCATTGGCGCGGGTGCGCTCGGAGCCCGGGAGGAGATCATTGCCGTTGCTGAAACGCTGAAGGCTGGCGTTGCAAAGGCGCTTCTCGGAAAGGCGGCCGCGCCCGACACCTTGCCCTGGGTGACCGGTTCGATCGGCCTTCTCGGCACCAAGCCAAGTTATGACATGATGATGGAATGCGACACGCTGCTGATGGTGGGCTCCGGCTTTCCGTACTCGGAGTTCCTTCCGCAAGAGGGGCAGGCACGCGGCGTTCAGATCGATGTCGACGCATCGATGCTCAGCATGCGTTACCCCATGGAGGTCAATCTTCATGGCGACGCGGCCGCGACATTGCGGGAGCTATTGCCGCGTCTCGAGGAAAAGACAGACGCGCGCTGGCGTGAGCGTATCGAGAAAAATGTCGTCGATTGGTGGGATGTGCTAGAGAGTCGCGCCCTGGCGCACGCAGACCCGATCAATCCGCAAAGGGTAACCTGGGATCTCTCGCCGCGCCTTCCGGAGGATGCGATAATCACGTGCGACTCCGGCTCCTGCGCAAACTGGTATGCGCGCGATCTGAAGATCCGTGGTGAGATGATGTGCTCTCTCTCCGGGGGGCTTGCATCCATGGGTGCGGCTGTCCCCTATGCAATTGCCGCCAAATTCGCCCATCCCGGAAGGCCCGTGATCGCGCTTGTCGGCGACGGCGCCATGCAAATGAACAATATGGCGGAGCTCATTACCGTCGCGAAATACTGGCGGGACTGGGAGAGTCCGAAATGGATCTGCTGCGTATTCAATAATCAGGATCTCAATCAGGTTACGTGGGAACAGCGGGTGATGGAAGGAAACCCGAAATTCGAGGCGACGCAAAACATCCCGGACGTTCCCTATCATCGCTTCGCGGAATTGATCGGGCTCAAGGGCATTTTCATCGACCGCCCGGAGCGACTCCCGGCGGCGTGGGACGAAGCCTTGTCGTCGAATCTGCCGGTCGTGCTCGAAGTGAAGACGGACCCCGAGGTGCCGCCTCTGCCGGCGCATATTTCTTTCGAACAGGCGCGGAATTTCGCAGCGACGCTGATAAAGGGGGACCCCGAGGAGGGCAGGTTGATCGCCGGCGCCGCAAGGCAGCTCGCCGCCTCTCTGTTACCCGGCCACAAAGAATGA
- a CDS encoding GMC family oxidoreductase: MEVNFSEPRAKGGRAPDVFTPGGWESMREYAQTDEVDFLIVGAGAGGATLGCRLAEKGFSIVILDAGPFWRPLDDFASDELAQQILYWTDDRIVGGNDPISLGGNNSGRGVGGSTVHFSMIALRFRPEWFKSRSKLDYGFDWPISYEEIAPYYEEAEEALKVAGPVNYPWGPPRRRYPYRPHEVNAAGLVLARGAEKLGVEWAATPLATVSAPRGKSPPCVYRGFCNYGCSTNAKQSALTVWIPRALRAGAEVRDLAMAGRIEIDSRGRVAGVLYFREGVWRFQRARNVVVAGYAIETPRLLLNSACALFSDGLANSSGLVGTHLTTHAGPGAWATFDEEIRWYKGPPNMAVTEHWNYADEGKDFVGGYAFMSQGPLPMAWAQTLATSRGLWGQALREEMWKYNHMAGFVPVAETEPRRENRVELANETDQFGLRIPKVLFSYSENDKRLQRHAVRFMSDVLDAAGGHDIWVNYKDTSHLLGTCRMGDDPRESVVDADGRSWDIPNLWICDGSLFPTCGGVNPSLTIQALACRAAERISRLAAAGEI; the protein is encoded by the coding sequence ATGGAAGTGAATTTTTCCGAACCGCGCGCGAAGGGAGGAAGGGCGCCCGATGTCTTCACGCCGGGGGGCTGGGAGTCGATGCGCGAATATGCGCAAACCGATGAAGTCGATTTCCTGATTGTCGGCGCCGGCGCCGGCGGCGCCACGCTCGGCTGCCGGCTCGCCGAAAAGGGGTTTTCGATCGTCATTCTGGATGCCGGACCATTCTGGCGTCCGCTCGACGATTTCGCATCCGACGAACTCGCGCAACAGATTCTCTACTGGACGGACGACCGGATCGTCGGCGGAAACGATCCGATTTCGCTCGGCGGCAATAATTCCGGCCGCGGCGTCGGCGGCTCGACCGTGCATTTCAGCATGATAGCCCTTCGTTTCCGACCCGAATGGTTCAAGTCGCGCAGCAAGCTCGACTACGGTTTCGACTGGCCGATTTCATATGAGGAGATCGCGCCCTATTACGAGGAAGCCGAAGAGGCGCTGAAGGTCGCTGGCCCCGTCAACTATCCCTGGGGTCCGCCGCGTCGCCGCTACCCTTACAGGCCTCATGAAGTGAACGCCGCAGGGCTCGTGCTTGCGCGAGGCGCCGAGAAGCTCGGCGTTGAATGGGCGGCGACCCCGTTGGCCACCGTCTCGGCTCCGCGCGGCAAGTCCCCGCCCTGCGTCTATCGCGGCTTCTGCAATTATGGCTGCTCGACCAATGCGAAGCAAAGCGCGCTGACTGTCTGGATCCCGCGCGCGCTTCGAGCGGGCGCGGAGGTGCGTGATCTCGCCATGGCGGGGCGGATCGAAATTGATTCGCGCGGGCGCGTTGCTGGCGTGCTCTATTTCCGTGAAGGAGTCTGGCGCTTTCAGCGGGCGCGCAATGTCGTCGTCGCGGGCTATGCGATCGAGACGCCGCGTCTTCTCCTGAACTCGGCATGCGCCCTTTTCTCCGATGGTCTCGCCAATAGTTCCGGCCTTGTCGGAACGCACTTGACGACTCATGCCGGGCCTGGCGCCTGGGCGACATTCGATGAGGAAATCCGCTGGTACAAAGGCCCGCCCAACATGGCCGTGACGGAGCACTGGAATTATGCCGATGAAGGAAAGGACTTCGTCGGCGGCTATGCGTTCATGAGCCAGGGACCGCTGCCAATGGCATGGGCGCAAACGCTCGCCACGTCGCGCGGCCTGTGGGGCCAGGCGCTGCGGGAGGAGATGTGGAAATATAACCACATGGCAGGCTTCGTTCCTGTAGCAGAGACCGAGCCTCGTCGCGAAAATCGCGTGGAGCTTGCGAATGAGACGGATCAATTCGGCCTGCGTATTCCAAAAGTCTTGTTCTCATACTCGGAAAACGACAAGCGCCTCCAGCGGCACGCCGTCCGCTTCATGAGCGACGTGCTCGACGCCGCCGGCGGCCATGACATATGGGTCAATTACAAGGACACGAGCCATCTGCTTGGAACGTGTCGCATGGGCGACGATCCGCGCGAAAGCGTCGTCGACGCCGATGGACGCAGCTGGGACATCCCCAATCTCTGGATTTGCGACGGATCACTCTTTCCGACCTGCGGCGGCGTCAACCCATCGCTCACGATACAGGCCCTGGCGTGCCGGGCGGCGGAACGGATTTCGCGCCTGGCGGCGGCGGGAGAAATTTAG
- a CDS encoding cytochrome c oxidase subunit II: protein MVVALVMVLVVVGSLLFHFLSPWRATPIASNWGFIDDTMTLTFWITGIGFVAVVLFMSYCIYRFESRTGRLGTYEPENRRLELLLGGVTTLAVIVLLAPGLLVWGRYITPPQGAIQLEAVGVQWSWSFRLPGKDKQFGATDVRYIDGENALGVSPADPRGRDDIIITNGEIHVPLGEPVKVLLRSVDVLHDFYVPEIRAKMDLVPGMETYFWFTPTKLGQYEILCVAYCGIGHPQMRGTLVVDSEDNYRAWADKQQTFSYLHRSQHNQTARASSP, encoded by the coding sequence ATGGTGGTCGCGCTGGTCATGGTCCTCGTCGTCGTCGGATCGCTTCTATTTCATTTCCTGAGCCCGTGGCGCGCCACGCCGATTGCGTCGAACTGGGGATTCATCGATGATACGATGACGCTGACCTTCTGGATCACGGGCATAGGCTTCGTCGCCGTCGTCCTGTTCATGTCTTATTGTATTTATCGCTTCGAAAGTCGGACCGGCCGGCTCGGCACCTACGAACCGGAAAACCGACGGCTCGAGCTTCTGCTTGGCGGCGTCACCACCTTAGCGGTCATCGTTCTACTCGCACCGGGGCTGCTGGTCTGGGGTCGATACATAACGCCACCCCAAGGCGCGATACAGCTCGAGGCTGTCGGCGTTCAATGGAGCTGGAGCTTCAGACTGCCGGGCAAGGACAAGCAATTCGGCGCGACCGATGTACGTTACATAGACGGCGAGAACGCGCTTGGCGTCAGCCCCGCAGATCCGCGCGGCCGTGATGACATTATCATCACAAACGGAGAAATTCACGTGCCGCTTGGCGAGCCAGTCAAAGTCCTCTTGCGCTCAGTCGATGTTCTCCACGATTTCTATGTTCCAGAGATCCGCGCAAAAATGGATCTCGTTCCAGGGATGGAGACCTATTTCTGGTTCACCCCCACAAAACTCGGCCAATATGAAATCTTGTGCGTCGCATATTGTGGGATCGGACACCCTCAGATGAGAGGCACGCTCGTCGTCGACTCCGAGGATAACTATCGCGCCTGGGCAGATAAGCAGCAGACATTCTCATACCTCCACAGAAGCCAACACAACCAGACAGCGCGAGCTTCGAGCCCTTGA
- a CDS encoding SMP-30/gluconolactonase/LRE family protein, with the protein MGSHTERHCEAELVLDVKARTGESPVWSEDEQALYWIDIEEPALHRFDPRESRDESWEMPSEIGAFALCRSGGVIAALRTGLAKVSLQDAGWSSLCPAPYNPLQRRFNEGKCDARGRFWVGAMYEPLRRPQKRAQTASARENPLRVFTNEGLKETSPAAVIANGLAWSPMSDKMYFTDSAARIIWVFDYDLESARLSSRRVFAQFDSSQGAPDGAAVDAEGFYWCALYGGGRVIRISPEGRIEREIRLPVSQPTMCAFGGDDYRTLFITTASHGVEQRELHAGGLFYALPGVSGLPAPLFAD; encoded by the coding sequence ATGGGATCGCACACCGAGCGGCACTGCGAAGCCGAACTCGTGCTCGACGTGAAGGCCAGGACCGGCGAAAGCCCGGTCTGGAGCGAAGACGAGCAGGCGCTTTACTGGATCGATATTGAAGAGCCGGCTCTGCATCGCTTCGATCCGCGCGAATCCCGAGATGAAAGCTGGGAAATGCCGAGCGAGATCGGCGCTTTTGCGCTTTGCCGCAGCGGTGGCGTGATCGCCGCGCTTCGCACCGGCCTTGCGAAAGTGTCTCTGCAGGACGCAGGCTGGTCGTCGCTGTGCCCGGCTCCTTACAATCCGCTCCAGCGCCGGTTCAATGAAGGCAAATGTGACGCCCGCGGCAGGTTCTGGGTCGGCGCCATGTACGAGCCCTTGCGTAGGCCGCAGAAGCGCGCGCAGACCGCGTCCGCCCGTGAAAACCCTTTGCGCGTTTTCACCAATGAAGGCTTGAAAGAAACAAGCCCCGCCGCCGTCATCGCCAACGGGCTCGCCTGGAGCCCCATGTCGGACAAAATGTATTTCACCGACAGCGCGGCGCGGATCATTTGGGTCTTCGATTACGACCTCGAAAGCGCCCGTCTCTCCTCAAGGCGCGTCTTCGCGCAGTTCGACTCCTCCCAAGGCGCGCCCGACGGCGCCGCCGTCGACGCCGAGGGCTTCTACTGGTGCGCGCTTTACGGAGGCGGGCGCGTCATACGGATATCTCCCGAAGGCAGGATCGAGCGGGAAATCAGACTTCCCGTCAGCCAGCCGACGATGTGCGCCTTCGGCGGCGACGATTATCGAACGCTCTTCATCACCACGGCCTCTCACGGCGTAGAACAGCGGGAACTCCATGCAGGCGGCCTGTTTTACGCCTTGCCGGGCGTTTCAGGGCTCCCCGCGCCCCTCTTCGCGGATTGA
- a CDS encoding amino acid ABC transporter substrate-binding protein, whose translation MKRARFLPISILLSFALVGVTEAGTLKTVRDRNNVVCGVSNNVRGFASVDDSGKWKGFDVDLCRAISAAVFGDANKITIVPLAPNERFGALKSKKVDVLTSNATWTLSRETDNQVAFTGVTYFDQQGFMAPRSKKIVSLRQLDGMKICIESGTTNESNLIEYAQEHGIAFEPVKAAQFSALIKDYEAGRCDVITSDHSQLYAQKLGLSKPEDHEIIKPVISQEPIGPAVRQDDLQWFEIVKWVNFALLNAEALDLSQANIDSAKESQKQDVRRFVGLDGELGKKLGLAPQWAYNIVKLVGNYGETLERNLGEGSELGIKRSLNKLVKKGGIQYAPPMR comes from the coding sequence ATGAAGCGGGCACGCTTTCTGCCAATTTCGATCCTTTTGTCTTTCGCCTTGGTCGGCGTCACCGAAGCGGGAACATTGAAAACCGTTCGGGACAGGAACAACGTCGTATGCGGCGTCAGCAACAACGTCCGGGGTTTTGCGTCTGTCGACGACAGCGGCAAGTGGAAGGGCTTCGACGTCGATCTCTGCCGGGCGATTTCCGCGGCCGTCTTCGGAGATGCGAACAAAATAACGATTGTGCCTCTGGCGCCAAATGAACGGTTCGGCGCCCTGAAATCGAAGAAAGTCGATGTCCTTACATCAAACGCAACATGGACGTTGTCTCGGGAAACGGACAATCAGGTCGCCTTCACCGGCGTAACATATTTCGACCAGCAAGGATTCATGGCGCCGAGAAGCAAAAAGATCGTCTCGTTGCGCCAACTGGATGGCATGAAGATCTGCATCGAGTCGGGCACGACCAACGAAAGCAATCTGATCGAGTATGCGCAGGAGCACGGCATCGCCTTCGAACCGGTGAAAGCGGCGCAATTCAGCGCGCTCATCAAGGATTATGAAGCCGGCAGATGCGACGTCATCACCAGCGACCATTCTCAACTCTACGCCCAGAAGCTTGGGCTTTCAAAACCCGAGGATCACGAAATCATCAAACCCGTGATTTCGCAGGAGCCGATCGGGCCGGCCGTGCGGCAGGACGATCTTCAATGGTTCGAGATCGTCAAATGGGTCAATTTCGCTCTGTTGAACGCAGAGGCGCTGGACCTTTCTCAAGCAAACATCGACTCGGCGAAAGAGTCGCAGAAACAGGACGTGCGTCGTTTCGTCGGACTCGACGGCGAATTGGGGAAAAAGCTCGGGCTCGCGCCGCAATGGGCCTACAATATCGTGAAGCTGGTGGGCAATTACGGGGAAACGCTCGAGCGGAATCTAGGGGAGGGCTCGGAGCTCGGGATCAAACGCAGCCTCAACAAGCTGGTCAAAAAGGGCGGCATTCAATACGCGCCTCCCATGCGATAG